In Nematostella vectensis chromosome 11, jaNemVect1.1, whole genome shotgun sequence, a genomic segment contains:
- the LOC5518400 gene encoding uncharacterized protein LOC5518400: MRVLLVLASLQVVSGTQCETSNSIYGYGLSSRAIGTQRADDMMMCIQKCRKEYNCLSVNYQMVDGLCKLQNANRNTPEAELKVSEHTIYMEDIPNSKPTCPWTSPCKNGGTCYVENHASKCICPKGYNGKECENGPPDCETLRAAGVTASGVHKIYPEGMESIIVYCDMSTAAGGWTMIFKTVSGVLKQGAVNLWINDNLTSDEDSTESLSNFTNSTQMYKNRLVQNWQKFNPKEVLILVYKNGVADLQLKFNATGSDNTNWYQKSRLLESPWTDLVSGLLVPTKFVLIGCCSRMFYTMSGEGGCDNDMGWLMVAATACHYELNHKLNTIIYSKSTTIHFRLGGYETADVMAVYVR; encoded by the exons ATGAGGGTGCTCTTGGTACTGGCGTCTTTACAAGTGGTCAGCGGCACACAATGTGAGACTTCCAACTCCATATATGGATACGGCCTTAGCAGCCGCGCGATCGGCACTCAGAGGGCTGATGACATGATGATGTGCATACAAAAGTGCAGAAAAGAGTACAACTGCCTCAGCGTTAATTACCAAATGGTAGACGGATTATGCAAATTACAAAACGCAAATCGGAACACACCTGAGGCGGAATTGAAAGTTTCGGAGCACACGATTTATATGGAGGATATCCCGAATTCTAAG cCTACTTGCCCATGGACAAGCCCCTGTAAGAATGGAGGGACGTGTTATGTCGAGAATCATGCCAGCAAGTGCATCTGCCCAAAGGGATACAACGGAAAAGAATGCGAAAATG GGCCACCTGACTGTGAAACTTTGCGAGCCGCCGGTGTCACGGCAAGCGGAGTGCACAAAATATACCCAGAAGGCATGGAGAGCATCATAGTGTACTGTGACATGTCTACGGCAGCTGGGG GGTGGACCATGATATTTAAGACGGTATCAGGGGTGCTAAAACAAGGCGCGGTCAACCTGTGGATAAATGACAACTTGACTAGTGACGAGGACTCAACCGAGTCTCTCTCAAACTTCACCAACTCGACGCAGATGTATAAAAATCGGCTCGTACAAAACTGGCAGAAGTTTAATCCAAAAGAG GTGCTAATACTGGTTTACAAGAATGGCGTAGCAGATTTGCAACTCAAATTCAACGCAACTGGCAGCGATAATACAAACTGGTACCAAAAGTCACGCTTGTTGGAATCTCCCTGGACAGATCTCGTGTCTGGTTTGTTGGTACCGACCAAGTTCGTCCTCATTGGCTGCTGCTCCCGGATGTTTTATACCATGAGTGGGGAGGGTGGATGCGACAACGACATGGGGTGGCTTATGGTAGCAGCAACGGCATGTCACTATGAACTCAATCACAAGCTTAACACGATCATCTACAGCAAGAGTACGACCATACACTTCCGCTTAG GGGGTTATGAAACAGCTGACGTCATGGCGGTTTATGTCCGCTGA